One segment of Methylotenera versatilis 79 DNA contains the following:
- a CDS encoding phosphopantetheine-binding protein, giving the protein MENKTNLQLEIAELMVQALNLDTTADEIAPEAPLYGDGLGLDSIDILEVALVVSKRYGLQLKADSENNHQIFSSLRHLADYVAAHKTT; this is encoded by the coding sequence ATGGAAAATAAAACGAACTTACAACTAGAAATAGCTGAACTAATGGTGCAAGCATTGAATTTAGACACCACTGCCGATGAAATAGCCCCTGAAGCACCGTTATATGGTGATGGGCTTGGCTTGGATTCTATCGATATTCTCGAAGTGGCTTTGGTCGTTTCAAAACGCTACGGTTTGCAGTTGAAAGCGGATAGTGAGAATAATCATCAGATTTTCAGTTCATTGCGTCATCTTGCAGATTATGTTGCTGCGCACAAAACAACCTGA
- a CDS encoding alpha/beta hydrolase produces the protein MRYLSHFAQTDSKQSAEQADTLIILLPGAYQQPEDFIEQGFVRTVQERDLPIDLIMAELSFSHIADRAALTEIHSDLIQPAINKGYKSIWLAGISIGGYVAIDYANHYAQHCDNRLSGLLLLAPYPGNRITTKTIASAGGIQSWMPESIADDESELANWRWLKTCTDSTNIEVYLGYGEDDRFADGHLMMAQALPENRVNKIGGEHTWPVWQQLWCHFLESRFGEQALTKTQFVKAIHA, from the coding sequence ATGCGTTATCTCAGCCATTTTGCACAAACTGACTCAAAGCAATCTGCAGAACAGGCTGATACATTAATCATCCTTTTGCCAGGCGCTTATCAGCAGCCAGAAGATTTTATCGAACAAGGCTTTGTGCGCACTGTGCAAGAACGTGATTTGCCAATAGATTTAATCATGGCTGAATTGTCGTTTAGCCATATTGCGGATAGAGCTGCGTTAACTGAAATTCACAGTGATTTGATACAGCCTGCAATCAACAAAGGCTATAAAAGTATCTGGCTGGCGGGTATTTCCATAGGCGGTTATGTGGCTATCGACTATGCCAACCATTATGCGCAGCATTGTGATAATCGACTGTCAGGCTTGTTATTATTAGCACCATACCCTGGCAATCGCATAACGACTAAAACAATCGCTTCGGCTGGCGGTATTCAGTCTTGGATGCCAGAGTCGATTGCTGATGATGAGTCGGAATTAGCTAATTGGCGTTGGCTAAAAACGTGTACAGATTCCACGAATATTGAAGTATATTTGGGTTATGGCGAAGATGATCGTTTTGCAGATGGGCACTTGATGATGGCGCAAGCTTTGCCAGAAAATCGAGTCAATAAAATCGGTGGTGAGCATACTTGGCCTGTTTGGCAACAGTTGTGGTGTCATTTTTTAGAGTCGCGTTTCGGTGAACAAGCACTGACTAAAACGCAATTTGTTAAAGCAATCCATGCATAG
- a CDS encoding LpxL/LpxP family acyltransferase: MTDLLKKDSLKKNGAKTAVWLKRQERSNALMLHIMTWISLRLGRTIARSVLHLIALYFVLFAPDSRRASLSYLPRALGRPATFLDLYRHFFYFAATIHDRIYLINRRYDLFDIDIQGQENILPLINTGKGVFLMGAHLGSFEVMRAIGRQVPGLRVAMVMHQDNAQKINGMLATINPEASMDIIPLGHIDSMLQVQERLDDGMLVGMLSDRTLGDEPMTEINLLGASAALPTGPFRMAALLRRPVVFMVGLYMGGNRYQVHFETLADFSDIPKGQRSQVVDNAIARYAELLNHYTRLAPYNWFNFFDYWQSVPASLNENSNQNLSKKLGEKNG; this comes from the coding sequence ATGACAGACTTACTCAAAAAAGACAGTCTCAAAAAAAATGGTGCAAAAACGGCTGTTTGGCTTAAACGTCAAGAACGTAGCAATGCGTTAATGTTGCACATCATGACTTGGATATCGCTACGTTTAGGCCGCACAATTGCGCGCTCAGTACTGCATTTGATTGCGCTATATTTTGTATTATTTGCGCCAGACAGCCGCCGCGCTTCACTTAGTTACCTGCCACGCGCATTAGGGCGCCCAGCGACTTTCTTAGATTTGTATCGGCATTTTTTCTATTTCGCCGCCACCATACATGATCGGATTTATCTGATTAACCGCCGTTATGATTTGTTCGATATCGATATACAAGGCCAAGAGAATATCTTACCGCTTATAAACACAGGCAAAGGCGTGTTTCTAATGGGTGCGCACTTAGGCAGTTTTGAGGTGATGCGCGCGATTGGGCGACAAGTACCAGGCTTGCGTGTGGCGATGGTGATGCATCAAGATAATGCACAAAAAATAAATGGCATGCTCGCCACTATTAACCCAGAAGCATCTATGGATATTATTCCATTGGGGCACATCGACTCGATGCTGCAAGTGCAAGAACGGCTAGATGATGGCATGCTGGTTGGTATGTTGTCAGACCGCACATTGGGCGATGAGCCGATGACGGAAATCAATTTACTGGGTGCAAGCGCTGCTTTGCCGACTGGCCCTTTTCGCATGGCGGCTTTACTGCGCCGTCCAGTGGTATTTATGGTGGGATTGTATATGGGCGGCAATCGTTACCAAGTGCACTTTGAAACGCTGGCAGATTTTTCCGATATCCCAAAAGGTCAGCGTAGCCAAGTTGTAGATAATGCGATTGCGCGTTATGCAGAATTGCTGAACCATTACACGCGTTTAGCGCCTTATAATTGGTTTAATTTTTTCGATTATTGGCAATCGGTGCCTGCATCTTTAAATGAAAATTCGAATCAGAACTTAAGTAAAAAATTGGGTGAAAAAAATGGTTAA
- a CDS encoding LolA-related protein, with translation MLGSLLLLSLFSSFSHAESNWNIEQLMQSLAATTSGHASFVEKKSIAILDKPVESSGELFYNAPDRLEKRTLKPKPESMLLDKDKLTVEQRGKKRVLQLQNYPEVAAFIDSIRGTLAGDRKALERAYQLSLTGDEKNWNLTLLPIEDKMKKIVAKISIAGSGNALQTIDILQADGDSSQMTITPIPAL, from the coding sequence ATGCTAGGCAGCTTACTACTGTTAAGTCTGTTCAGCAGCTTTAGCCACGCGGAAAGCAATTGGAATATCGAACAACTGATGCAATCTTTGGCGGCTACCACTTCTGGTCATGCCAGTTTTGTTGAGAAAAAATCCATCGCCATTCTGGATAAACCAGTGGAATCTTCGGGCGAATTGTTTTACAACGCGCCAGACCGTTTAGAAAAACGCACATTAAAACCAAAGCCTGAAAGCATGTTGCTGGATAAAGATAAATTGACTGTAGAGCAGCGCGGCAAAAAACGTGTATTGCAGTTGCAAAACTATCCCGAAGTCGCCGCATTTATCGACAGTATTCGTGGCACATTGGCAGGCGATCGCAAAGCACTTGAGCGTGCTTATCAGTTAAGTTTAACTGGTGACGAAAAAAACTGGAATCTGACTTTGCTGCCCATAGAAGACAAAATGAAAAAGATAGTCGCCAAGATTAGCATCGCTGGTTCGGGCAATGCATTGCAGACCATCGATATTTTACAAGCCGATGGCGACAGTTCGCAAATGACCATCACACCAATACCAGCGCTTTAA
- a CDS encoding beta-ketoacyl-[acyl-carrier-protein] synthase family protein: MKPLLLSHFTATSCIGQGLQKTLEALQQGRKALKPCDFETVELSTFIGEVNAVNTVKMPADMADYNCRNNRLARLGLEQDGFNDAVNHTVEKYGRERIGVFIGTSTSGILETELSFRNRDPVTGALPADFIYSKSQNTYSVADFTRQYFKLAGPAVAVSSACSSSAKVFSVARRMIEAGLIDAAVVGGVDTLCLTTLYGFNSLGLLSTQACRPYDSARDGISIGEAAAFALLERPDANTQADAVLLLGIGESSDAYHMSSPHPEGLGARLAMQQALESAGLSPADIDYINLHGTATPSNDAAEAKAVTAVFGDATPPCSSSKGATGHTLGAAGAVEAVICALALQHAFIPGGLNTTQVDPLLKLNYQFKNSNQVLTRVMSNSFGFGGTNCSLIFGLAPIELSIVERSI; the protein is encoded by the coding sequence TTGAAACCTTTATTACTCTCACATTTCACTGCCACAAGTTGCATTGGGCAAGGCTTGCAGAAAACCTTAGAAGCGTTACAACAAGGTCGCAAAGCGTTAAAACCCTGTGATTTTGAAACCGTAGAGTTAAGCACTTTTATTGGTGAAGTTAATGCTGTAAATACGGTAAAAATGCCAGCAGATATGGCGGATTACAATTGCCGAAACAATCGTTTGGCACGGCTAGGTTTAGAACAAGATGGTTTTAACGATGCGGTGAATCATACCGTAGAAAAATATGGCCGCGAACGTATTGGCGTATTTATTGGGACCAGCACTTCTGGTATTTTGGAAACCGAGTTATCTTTTCGCAATCGCGACCCTGTGACTGGTGCACTACCTGCCGATTTTATTTATAGCAAATCTCAAAATACCTATTCGGTCGCCGATTTTACACGGCAGTATTTCAAGCTGGCTGGTCCCGCTGTTGCCGTATCTTCCGCCTGCTCGTCCAGCGCAAAAGTGTTTAGTGTCGCGCGGCGCATGATAGAAGCTGGCCTAATAGATGCAGCCGTAGTCGGCGGTGTCGATACATTATGTTTAACGACTTTGTACGGTTTTAATTCTTTGGGTCTACTTTCAACACAAGCCTGCCGGCCTTATGACAGCGCACGCGATGGCATTTCGATTGGCGAAGCAGCGGCTTTTGCTTTATTAGAAAGACCAGATGCAAACACACAGGCCGATGCAGTTTTATTACTAGGTATTGGTGAGTCCAGCGATGCTTATCATATGTCATCACCGCATCCCGAAGGATTAGGTGCGCGGTTGGCAATGCAACAGGCGTTAGAAAGCGCAGGTTTATCACCAGCAGACATTGATTACATTAACCTACATGGCACTGCCACACCAAGTAATGACGCCGCAGAAGCGAAAGCTGTCACTGCAGTTTTTGGCGACGCTACGCCGCCGTGCAGCTCTAGCAAAGGCGCGACTGGCCACACGCTTGGCGCGGCAGGTGCTGTTGAAGCCGTGATTTGTGCGTTGGCATTGCAACATGCGTTTATCCCTGGCGGATTGAATACGACTCAAGTTGACCCATTACTTAAGCTGAATTATCAGTTTAAAAATAGCAATCAAGTTTTGACGCGCGTGATGAGCAACTCATTTGGTTTTGGTGGCACTAATTGCAGCCTGATTTTTGGGCTTGCGCCAATTGAACTTAGCATAGTTGAGAGGAGTATCTAA
- a CDS encoding MMPL family transporter, translating into MNLSAFQRRRGAIAIWLMMLIVSLVIIARSHFTADLSAFLPSSPTAEQQLLMDQLKDGVASRLILVGIEGANPSARAHLSKTIAAFLRENNAFVTVNNGEPINTENDRRYLFDNRYVLSPAVTPAHFSEDGLRAAISDSIDQIASPAGLLFKSLLPHDPTGEMLQLLDQMNADSRPKLIDGAWTSRDGNTALLLLQTRALGSDTDTQKQAMQSIQKAFNAASEYMVGEYKPTLLMTGPGVFSVVSRDTIKSQVRLIFVVSTLLIAALLLAVYRSFSALLLGFLPVATGILAGIASVSLSFGVVHGITLGFGTALIGEAVDYSIYLFMQSDYASDGKNEQNRKKWVAQVWPTVRLGVLTSIFGFAALLLSGFPGLAQLGLYSTAGLIAAAAMTRYVLPHLLPRDFKIQDLSNAGLKISRFATYATRLKWPAIGLIVASSVVVYQHHNHLWNTEIAALSPVSAKDMALDSRLRAGMGAPDVRYMVVVSDRSQEAVLVATEKVSAALLPLVETGELTAFDSASHYLPSQATQQARLASLPDADELKPILESAIKDLPVRAQVFAPFLQDIQAARNKPLLQRSDLNGTSMAMAVDAMLLQQDKRWSALIPLTAPESGNIDAVKVRAVLEKAKVSNALFVDLKTESNRLYSSYMHEAIMLSLAGLIAIVILLLFTLRSVARVMAIIAPLAASVLTITAGLALFGQQLIILHLIGLLLIVAIGSNYALFFNPPQNSINQPVQAIAPRTYASLLFANVATVLGFGLLAFSSVPVLQAMGVTVAPGVVLALIFSAVFARPEFINGQLVHKVKT; encoded by the coding sequence ATGAATCTATCAGCATTTCAGCGTCGTCGTGGCGCAATCGCAATCTGGTTAATGATGCTTATCGTTAGCTTAGTGATTATTGCGCGCAGTCACTTTACGGCTGATTTGAGTGCTTTTTTGCCTAGCAGTCCGACTGCTGAACAGCAGTTATTAATGGATCAGCTAAAAGACGGTGTCGCATCACGGTTGATATTGGTCGGCATTGAAGGCGCTAATCCTAGTGCTCGCGCGCATTTATCTAAAACAATTGCAGCATTTTTGCGCGAGAATAATGCATTTGTCACCGTTAATAATGGCGAGCCGATTAATACCGAAAACGATAGACGCTATCTTTTTGACAATCGCTATGTGTTAAGTCCTGCTGTCACACCAGCGCATTTCAGCGAAGATGGCTTGCGTGCGGCGATTAGCGATAGCATCGACCAAATCGCTTCGCCCGCTGGCTTACTTTTTAAGTCTTTACTGCCGCATGATCCAACAGGTGAAATGCTGCAATTATTGGACCAGATGAATGCGGATAGCCGACCAAAGTTAATAGATGGCGCTTGGACATCGCGTGATGGTAATACGGCTTTGCTATTGCTTCAAACGCGGGCGCTGGGTTCAGATACCGATACACAAAAGCAAGCGATGCAATCGATACAGAAAGCATTTAACGCAGCCAGCGAATATATGGTTGGTGAATATAAGCCAACATTATTAATGACTGGGCCAGGCGTATTTTCGGTCGTTTCGCGCGATACGATTAAAAGCCAAGTACGCTTGATATTTGTCGTCAGCACATTATTGATCGCCGCCTTATTACTGGCTGTTTATCGTTCGTTTTCTGCGCTGCTGCTGGGCTTTTTACCTGTGGCGACTGGCATATTGGCAGGCATTGCATCGGTTAGTTTAAGTTTTGGTGTCGTGCATGGCATTACGCTGGGGTTTGGAACGGCGCTGATTGGCGAAGCGGTTGATTATTCCATCTATTTATTTATGCAATCCGATTACGCATCTGACGGCAAAAACGAACAGAATCGCAAAAAATGGGTAGCGCAGGTATGGCCAACTGTGCGACTGGGCGTGTTAACTTCAATATTCGGATTTGCCGCGCTGTTACTATCTGGCTTTCCTGGTTTGGCACAACTCGGTTTGTATTCAACCGCCGGATTAATTGCTGCGGCGGCGATGACGCGTTATGTGCTGCCGCATTTATTGCCAAGAGATTTTAAGATTCAAGATTTAAGCAACGCAGGCTTAAAAATTTCGCGTTTTGCTACGTATGCCACGCGCTTAAAATGGCCAGCAATCGGCCTAATTGTGGCTTCAAGCGTTGTTGTATATCAACATCACAATCATTTATGGAACACCGAAATTGCTGCCCTAAGCCCAGTTTCAGCTAAAGATATGGCACTAGACAGCAGGTTAAGAGCAGGAATGGGCGCGCCAGATGTGCGTTATATGGTGGTCGTTTCTGACCGCAGTCAAGAAGCCGTATTGGTCGCGACTGAAAAAGTATCAGCCGCGTTGCTGCCATTAGTTGAAACAGGTGAGTTAACCGCGTTCGACAGCGCCAGCCATTATTTGCCTAGTCAGGCTACCCAGCAAGCGCGATTAGCCAGTCTGCCCGATGCCGACGAACTAAAGCCTATATTAGAAAGCGCCATTAAAGATTTACCCGTTCGCGCGCAAGTATTTGCGCCATTCCTGCAGGATATTCAAGCCGCGCGCAATAAACCTTTGTTGCAACGTAGTGATCTGAACGGCACTTCGATGGCGATGGCAGTCGATGCGATGTTATTGCAACAAGACAAGCGCTGGAGCGCATTGATACCGCTCACTGCGCCAGAAAGTGGCAATATCGATGCAGTAAAAGTACGTGCTGTTTTAGAAAAAGCAAAGGTTTCAAATGCGTTATTTGTGGATTTAAAAACCGAATCGAATCGTTTGTATTCGTCTTATATGCATGAGGCTATTATGCTGTCGCTGGCTGGATTAATCGCGATTGTGATATTGCTGTTATTCACGTTACGATCAGTTGCGCGCGTGATGGCGATTATTGCGCCGCTGGCTGCATCAGTGTTAACTATCACAGCAGGCTTGGCTTTATTTGGTCAGCAATTAATCATCTTGCACTTGATTGGTTTATTGCTGATTGTGGCTATCGGCTCTAACTACGCCTTGTTTTTTAATCCGCCGCAAAATTCTATTAACCAACCAGTTCAAGCAATTGCGCCACGCACTTATGCGTCTTTATTATTCGCCAATGTCGCAACGGTGCTAGGTTTTGGTCTGCTGGCATTTTCAAGCGTACCAGTTTTGCAAGCAATGGGCGTCACTGTGGCGCCGGGCGTTGTGCTTGCGCTGATATTTTCAGCAGTGTTTGCCCGCCCTGAGTTTATAAATGGTCAGCTTGTGCATAAGGTTAAAACTTAA
- a CDS encoding OmpA family protein has protein sequence MKNHRSIKNNHMQYIVLSALISSLILLQGCATSVSRLSNDGKSDEIIFPQIEKNTWMKEGTFPNLDNLRNVAPDMTKNQVYALLGHPHFSEGIGKIREWDYIFNFRENDNNLIDGKSIQTCQYKIIYNPSMRLQNTYWKPESCAQQLNIATAKTDDVVLNTTEVKTIEKIVPSAALTKLQLSADGMFDFDRSAMVNLRPGGVEKLDRLASNLLAGGEITTLNIIGHTDRLGDDAYNVKLSQARAETIKQYLMSKNIPAERISASGAGKSMPIVECNQSKRDDKLIRCLEPNRRFEIEAWTIDKT, from the coding sequence ATGAAAAATCATCGCAGTATTAAAAATAACCACATGCAATACATCGTATTATCTGCGTTAATTTCATCACTCATTTTGCTGCAAGGTTGCGCGACTTCTGTCAGTCGACTTTCTAACGACGGAAAAAGTGATGAGATTATTTTCCCGCAAATTGAAAAGAATACGTGGATGAAAGAAGGCACTTTTCCTAATCTCGACAACCTGCGTAACGTGGCGCCTGATATGACCAAAAATCAAGTTTATGCGCTATTGGGTCATCCGCATTTTTCAGAAGGAATCGGTAAGATAAGGGAATGGGATTACATTTTTAATTTCCGTGAAAATGACAACAATTTAATCGACGGAAAATCCATACAAACTTGTCAATACAAGATCATTTACAACCCCAGCATGCGTTTGCAAAACACGTATTGGAAACCTGAGTCTTGTGCACAACAGTTAAATATTGCTACCGCTAAAACTGATGATGTTGTTTTGAACACAACTGAAGTGAAAACAATTGAAAAAATCGTGCCAAGCGCTGCCTTAACTAAGCTGCAACTAAGTGCCGATGGCATGTTTGATTTTGACCGATCCGCCATGGTTAACTTAAGACCTGGCGGCGTTGAAAAACTGGATCGCCTAGCTAGCAATCTTTTAGCTGGTGGCGAAATCACCACATTAAATATCATCGGCCACACCGACCGTTTGGGTGACGATGCATACAATGTCAAACTTTCACAAGCGCGCGCAGAAACGATTAAACAATATTTAATGAGCAAAAACATTCCAGCTGAGCGCATATCAGCATCGGGTGCAGGCAAGTCGATGCCCATCGTTGAATGCAACCAAAGCAAACGCGACGATAAGTTGATTCGCTGTTTAGAGCCTAATCGCCGATTTGAAATTGAAGCTTGGACTATTGATAAAACTTAA
- a CDS encoding AMP-binding protein: MQNHPLITHKSLDSTIAWRNGAAISVEKFLTDVDSLATLLPAGKYILNVCRDRYHFTVGLAAAIISSKISVLPPTHTPEMLRQLQIFAPDVFCLHDNPDCDIALPRISYPIMPECAVKQSAKKLAIPQINAQQLIAIVFTSGSTGAPIPHQKTWGGLVRNVQAQAARLGLTADADYSIVGTIPPQHMYGFESTILLPLQTGNALSCAQPFYPADITDALASIPAPRMLVSTPLHLRLLLDAELNLPELALTLSATAPLSTALAHKIEDTLKTPLIEIYGSTETGQIATRRTTHSGAWQLLPKINLTQRDEQTWAEGGHIECATALNDVIELTDTEHFLLHGRTQDLINIAGKRSSLANLNHHLNNIEGVIDGAFFMPDEHSHDHVTRLSACVVAPGLTASKLLAALRSKIDPVFLPRPLLFVECLPRNATGKLPREALKKLFAVSVNKDLNNKNFSDAQI; the protein is encoded by the coding sequence ATGCAAAATCACCCGTTAATCACTCACAAGTCTTTGGATAGCACTATCGCTTGGCGTAATGGTGCGGCGATTTCTGTCGAAAAATTTCTGACTGATGTTGATTCGTTGGCGACTTTGCTACCTGCTGGCAAATATATATTGAATGTTTGCCGCGACCGTTATCATTTCACCGTTGGTTTGGCTGCGGCCATTATCAGCAGCAAGATCAGCGTGTTGCCGCCTACGCACACGCCAGAAATGTTGCGGCAACTGCAAATTTTTGCGCCAGATGTATTTTGCCTGCATGACAATCCTGATTGCGATATTGCATTACCGCGAATAAGTTACCCGATAATGCCTGAATGCGCTGTTAAGCAATCCGCTAAAAAATTAGCCATCCCGCAGATTAACGCTCAACAATTAATCGCAATCGTATTCACCTCTGGCTCAACTGGCGCGCCTATTCCGCATCAAAAAACTTGGGGTGGGCTGGTGCGTAACGTGCAAGCGCAAGCAGCGCGACTTGGGTTAACAGCGGATGCTGATTACAGCATTGTCGGCACGATACCGCCGCAACATATGTATGGCTTCGAATCCACCATATTGCTGCCTTTGCAAACAGGCAATGCCTTAAGTTGCGCACAGCCATTTTATCCGGCAGATATCACAGATGCTCTGGCATCAATTCCCGCGCCGCGCATGTTGGTTTCTACGCCTTTGCATTTACGATTATTGTTAGATGCCGAACTCAATTTACCAGAGTTAGCGCTCACATTATCTGCAACTGCGCCTTTATCAACGGCGCTTGCGCATAAGATTGAAGACACGCTTAAAACACCGTTAATTGAAATATATGGCAGCACAGAAACCGGCCAAATAGCCACGCGCCGTACCACGCATAGCGGGGCATGGCAGTTATTGCCGAAGATAAACTTAACCCAACGTGATGAGCAAACTTGGGCTGAAGGCGGGCATATTGAATGTGCAACTGCGCTTAACGATGTGATTGAACTGACTGATACTGAGCATTTTTTATTGCATGGTCGCACGCAGGATTTGATTAATATTGCAGGAAAACGTAGTTCACTGGCTAATCTTAATCATCATTTGAACAACATTGAAGGCGTGATTGACGGTGCTTTTTTTATGCCAGATGAACATTCGCATGATCACGTGACGCGTTTAAGCGCTTGTGTGGTCGCACCTGGTTTGACTGCTTCAAAGCTGCTCGCAGCACTACGCTCAAAAATCGACCCGGTTTTTTTGCCTAGACCATTGTTATTCGTCGAATGTTTGCCAAGAAACGCGACTGGTAAATTACCGCGCGAGGCATTAAAAAAACTTTTTGCGGTCTCAGTTAATAAAGACTTAAACAATAAAAATTTTAGTGATGCGCAAATCTAA
- a CDS encoding polysaccharide deacetylase family protein, with the protein MHRKIQLLWHSTWLIKLSIILHVLILIGLLVTPYLWPWLLAVFILNHLIIATVGLWPRSNWLGPNWTHLPIAAISRNEIALTIDDGPDALVTPQVLEMLDDYDVKATFFCIGNKAIQQPELCREIVRRGHKIENHSQQHRHNFSLLGIAGFSREIEAAQQTLFNITGMLPKFFRAPAGLRNPFLQPVLSRLNLTLASWSVRGFDTQVTDAEKVSRKLLAGLRAGAILLLHDGNAARTKDNIPVILAVLPALLQAAKKQNLHFVTLQDAAL; encoded by the coding sequence ATGCATAGAAAAATTCAATTGCTATGGCATTCCACATGGCTGATTAAACTATCCATCATTTTGCATGTGCTTATATTGATTGGCTTACTCGTTACTCCATATCTTTGGCCATGGCTGTTAGCTGTTTTTATTCTCAATCATTTGATTATTGCAACGGTCGGCTTGTGGCCGCGCAGCAACTGGCTTGGGCCAAACTGGACGCACTTACCGATTGCGGCGATTAGTCGTAACGAAATCGCACTGACGATTGATGATGGCCCTGATGCGCTTGTAACACCACAAGTGCTGGAAATGTTGGATGATTATGATGTTAAGGCTACATTTTTCTGTATTGGCAATAAGGCAATACAGCAGCCAGAATTATGTCGTGAGATTGTGCGCCGTGGACACAAAATAGAAAACCACAGCCAGCAACATCGGCACAATTTTTCGTTGCTAGGAATTGCAGGATTCAGCCGCGAAATTGAAGCGGCACAACAGACCTTATTCAATATTACAGGTATGCTGCCTAAGTTTTTTCGTGCGCCGGCTGGCTTGCGTAATCCTTTTCTACAACCAGTATTGAGCCGTTTAAATTTAACGCTGGCAAGCTGGTCAGTGCGCGGTTTTGATACGCAAGTAACGGATGCTGAAAAAGTGAGTAGAAAATTGCTGGCAGGTTTACGCGCAGGTGCGATCCTTTTGTTGCATGATGGCAATGCCGCCCGCACAAAAGACAACATTCCAGTTATTTTGGCGGTATTGCCTGCTTTGTTGCAAGCCGCCAAAAAGCAAAATTTGCACTTTGTGACATTGCAAGATGCAGCCTTATGA